The Saccharomonospora cyanea NA-134 genome includes a region encoding these proteins:
- a CDS encoding siderophore ABC transporter substrate-binding protein → MRGGRHRRGALAALLVGLVSLLTACGGGAEAGSEGGEGAVTVEHAQGSTSLEGTPQRIVVFDLGVLETLDDLGVEGIVGVPEVANLPEHLSEYASDDYTKVGSLKEPDFEQVNALEPDLIIVAARSAPAYGELSEIAPTVDLSVDTTNFLASATERIETLGTLFGKEDAVRDRLDALSAKAEEVASSGAEDKTGLIVLTTGGKMSAYGPGSRFGIIYDDLGVKPAVDDLSADTHGDAISSEFIAEANPDLLFVIDRDSAIGEAGQSAKQVLDNALVDGTTAAKEDGIVYLDPTRWYLTSNGLPSLEAMVTAVGDSVA, encoded by the coding sequence ATGCGTGGAGGTCGTCACCGCCGAGGTGCGCTCGCGGCCCTGCTGGTCGGTCTCGTCAGCCTGCTGACCGCCTGTGGCGGCGGGGCTGAGGCCGGCAGCGAGGGCGGCGAGGGAGCCGTCACCGTCGAACACGCCCAGGGCTCCACCTCGCTGGAGGGTACGCCCCAACGGATCGTCGTCTTCGACCTCGGCGTGCTCGAGACGCTCGACGACCTCGGAGTCGAGGGCATCGTCGGGGTTCCCGAGGTCGCGAACCTGCCCGAGCACCTCAGCGAGTACGCCTCCGACGACTACACCAAGGTCGGCAGCCTCAAGGAGCCCGACTTCGAGCAGGTCAACGCCCTCGAACCCGACCTCATCATCGTCGCGGCGCGTTCGGCCCCCGCCTACGGCGAGCTGTCCGAGATCGCCCCCACCGTCGACCTCAGCGTCGACACGACGAACTTCCTGGCCAGTGCCACCGAACGCATCGAAACGCTCGGCACGCTGTTCGGCAAGGAGGACGCCGTGCGCGACCGGCTGGACGCGCTGTCCGCGAAGGCGGAGGAGGTCGCCTCCTCCGGCGCCGAGGACAAGACCGGCCTGATCGTCCTCACCACCGGCGGCAAGATGAGCGCGTACGGCCCCGGCTCCCGGTTCGGCATCATCTACGACGACCTCGGCGTGAAGCCCGCCGTCGACGACCTCTCGGCCGACACCCACGGCGACGCCATCTCCTCGGAGTTCATCGCCGAGGCGAACCCCGACCTGCTGTTCGTGATCGACCGCGACTCCGCCATCGGCGAGGCAGGCCAGTCGGCGAAGCAGGTGCTGGACAACGCGCTGGTGGACGGCACCACCGCCGCCAAGGAGGACGGCATCGTCTACCTCGACCCCACCCGGTGGTACCTGACGTCCAACGGTCTGCCCTCGCTGGAGGCCATGGTGACGGCCGTCGGGGACAGCGTGGCGTGA
- a CDS encoding M14 family zinc carboxypeptidase, translating into MGRRSTSSRRGAVTAVVAGLAAIAFATTPVHAESAQPSSPEVGDAGSGDAVALLRVPTPTKADVDRLVATGADIAPVAGQGYLEVYAHGSDDRRLLEAAGFDYDVVIADMAAHTRAVLAEDAAEARTLAASPLPSGRNTYRTYADYGTDMAALAAERPDLVKPITLPNRSLLGKEVRGLEIAHDVEADDGRPVFLLVGTHHAREWPTAEVVMEFAIDLVRGDGEDARMTELLERARIIVVPIVNVDGFDISRSYLHEYKRKNCRLADGSDDVTPGECADADNGSLGVDLNRNYGGNWGGLGASVNPESGTYRGAAPFSEPEVRNIRELVSTHQVTSLQSVHNYGGLVLRPPQQSETPLTADEELYSRIGDALADATGYRSIPSYQLYDTSGSTGEWSYFTTGGFGFEFELEGENFHVGYQEAVIDQYLGVGTQEHADGGVREALLRQFEVAANRDYHAVLEVSAPRGAKLTVEKTFTQHTAPVRELDGSVGEPIPFTSELTSSLTAPGGEVEWSVNPSVRPARDGSTITESWTVRCERARGKAWQEKEVTAARGDRVTVDLSRCAGGARP; encoded by the coding sequence ATGGGCAGACGTTCCACCTCATCCCGTCGTGGTGCTGTGACCGCCGTGGTGGCCGGGCTGGCCGCCATCGCGTTCGCCACGACACCAGTCCACGCCGAGTCGGCACAACCGTCCTCTCCCGAGGTCGGCGATGCCGGGAGTGGCGACGCGGTCGCGCTACTGCGGGTGCCGACACCCACGAAGGCCGACGTCGACCGGCTCGTCGCCACCGGGGCCGACATCGCCCCGGTCGCAGGTCAGGGCTACCTGGAGGTCTACGCACACGGCTCCGACGACCGCAGGCTGCTCGAGGCGGCGGGCTTCGACTACGACGTCGTCATCGCCGACATGGCAGCGCACACCCGTGCGGTGCTCGCGGAGGACGCCGCGGAAGCACGTACACTCGCGGCCTCTCCGCTGCCGAGCGGTCGCAACACCTACCGCACCTACGCGGACTACGGCACCGACATGGCGGCTCTGGCCGCGGAGCGCCCCGACCTCGTCAAGCCGATCACGTTGCCGAACCGGTCGTTGCTGGGCAAGGAAGTCCGGGGCCTGGAGATCGCCCACGACGTCGAGGCCGACGACGGAAGGCCCGTGTTCCTCCTCGTCGGGACGCACCACGCCCGGGAGTGGCCTACGGCCGAGGTGGTCATGGAGTTCGCCATCGACCTCGTCCGGGGCGACGGCGAGGACGCGCGCATGACCGAGCTCCTGGAACGCGCCCGCATCATCGTGGTGCCGATCGTCAACGTCGACGGTTTCGACATCTCGCGCAGCTACCTGCACGAGTACAAGCGGAAGAACTGCCGGCTCGCGGACGGCAGTGACGACGTGACGCCCGGCGAGTGCGCCGATGCCGACAACGGCAGCCTGGGCGTCGACCTCAACCGCAACTACGGCGGCAACTGGGGTGGGCTCGGCGCGAGTGTCAACCCCGAAAGCGGCACCTACCGTGGCGCGGCGCCGTTCTCCGAACCGGAAGTGCGCAACATCCGGGAACTGGTGTCGACTCACCAGGTGACGTCGCTGCAGAGTGTGCACAACTACGGCGGCCTGGTCCTGCGTCCCCCGCAGCAGTCCGAGACCCCGCTCACCGCCGACGAGGAGCTGTACTCCCGGATCGGTGATGCCCTGGCGGACGCCACCGGGTACCGGAGCATCCCGTCGTACCAGCTGTACGACACCAGTGGATCCACCGGTGAGTGGAGCTACTTCACCACCGGAGGGTTCGGGTTCGAGTTCGAGCTGGAAGGCGAGAACTTCCACGTCGGCTACCAGGAAGCGGTGATCGACCAGTACCTGGGTGTCGGCACGCAGGAGCACGCCGACGGTGGCGTGCGGGAGGCGTTGCTGAGGCAGTTCGAGGTGGCGGCGAACCGTGACTACCACGCCGTGCTGGAGGTGTCGGCTCCGCGCGGCGCGAAGTTGACCGTGGAGAAGACGTTCACCCAGCACACGGCGCCGGTGCGGGAGCTGGACGGGAGTGTCGGCGAGCCGATTCCGTTCACGAGTGAGCTGACATCGAGCCTGACCGCGCCGGGCGGCGAGGTCGAGTGGAGTGTCAACCCGTCGGTGCGGCCCGCGAGGGACGGCAGCACGATCACCGAGAGCTGGACCGTGCGCTGCGAGCGTGCGCGTGGGAAGGCGTGGCAGGAGAAGGAGGTGACCGCCGCACGCGGGGACCGGGTGACGGTGGACCTGTCGCGGTGTGCGGGCGGCGCGAGGCCGTAA
- a CDS encoding iron chelate uptake ABC transporter family permease subunit translates to MTDVRTVDERKRQRRVMGVLAAVTVAGAVAFCVVGLTGNLEYALGIRLRKIVAMAVVGVAIGYSSVLFQTVTNNRILTPQIMGFDSLFVLIQTLIVYFAGAIALSSTDPHVLFAVQAGVMVAFAFALHRWLFDRNSRDLYLLVLVGVIFGTLFSSLSSLASRLINPNDFVTLQDSLFASFNSVDETLLWFSAVLLVVLCALGVPLFRKLDVVALGRDAAVGLGIDHRSVVNRSLVVIAILVSVSTALVGPVTFLGVLVANLARQLTRTFRHAVVVPAASLLAVATLTVGQLVLEQVLGTDTALSVVVNFGGGLYFIALLVRESKR, encoded by the coding sequence ATGACCGACGTTCGAACCGTCGACGAACGGAAGCGGCAGCGCCGCGTCATGGGCGTCCTCGCGGCGGTCACCGTCGCGGGCGCCGTGGCCTTCTGCGTCGTCGGCCTCACCGGCAACCTGGAGTACGCGCTGGGCATCCGGCTGCGCAAGATCGTGGCGATGGCCGTGGTCGGCGTCGCGATCGGCTACTCCAGCGTGCTGTTCCAGACCGTCACGAACAACCGCATCCTCACCCCGCAGATCATGGGGTTCGACTCGTTGTTCGTGCTGATCCAGACGCTCATCGTGTACTTCGCGGGAGCGATCGCGCTCAGCAGCACCGATCCGCACGTGCTCTTCGCCGTCCAGGCGGGCGTGATGGTCGCGTTCGCGTTCGCGCTGCACCGCTGGCTGTTCGACCGCAACAGCCGCGATCTCTACCTGCTCGTGCTCGTCGGCGTCATCTTCGGCACGTTGTTCTCCAGCCTGTCGTCACTGGCGTCCAGACTGATCAACCCGAACGACTTCGTGACGTTGCAGGACAGCCTCTTCGCGAGCTTCAACTCCGTCGACGAGACCCTGCTGTGGTTCTCGGCCGTGTTGCTCGTGGTGCTCTGCGCGCTGGGCGTACCGCTGTTCCGCAAGCTCGACGTCGTGGCGCTCGGCAGGGACGCGGCCGTTGGTCTGGGGATCGACCACCGGTCGGTGGTCAACCGCAGTCTGGTCGTCATCGCGATCCTCGTCTCGGTGTCCACGGCGCTCGTCGGCCCCGTCACCTTCCTCGGCGTACTCGTGGCCAACCTGGCCCGGCAGCTCACCCGCACGTTCCGGCACGCCGTCGTCGTGCCCGCCGCGTCGCTGCTCGCCGTCGCCACGCTGACGGTGGGGCAGCTCGTGCTGGAACAGGTGCTCGGCACGGACACCGCACTCAGCGTGGTCGTCAACTTCGGTGGCGGTCTGTACTTCATCGCCCTGCTCGTCCGGGAGTCCAAACGATGA
- the groL gene encoding chaperonin GroEL (60 kDa chaperone family; promotes refolding of misfolded polypeptides especially under stressful conditions; forms two stacked rings of heptamers to form a barrel-shaped 14mer; ends can be capped by GroES; misfolded proteins enter the barrel where they are refolded when GroES binds) has protein sequence MAKLIAFDEDARRGLERGLNTLAEAVKVTLGPRGRNVVLEKKWGAPTITNDGVSIAKEIELEDPWEKIGAELVKEVAKKTDDVAGDGTTTATVLAQALVKEGLRNVAAGADPIALKRGIEQAVEAVTEQLHKMAKEVETKEQIAATASISAADKTIGELIAEALDKVGKEGVVTVEESNTFGLELELTEGMRFDKGYISGYFATDPERQEAVLEDPYILLFGSKISNVKDLLPVLEKVMQAGKPLLIIAEDVEGEALATLVVNKIRGTFKSVAVKAPGFGDRRKAMLQDMAILTGGQVISEDVGLKLENADISLLGQARKVVVTKDETTIVEGAGDAEQIQGRVNQIRAEIENSDSDYDREKLQERLAKLAGGVAVIKAGAATEVELKERKHRIEDAVRNAKAAVEEGIVAGGGVALLQASEAAFESLKLEGDEATGANIVKLAVEAPLKQIAVNAGLEGGVVVEKVKTLPQGHGLNAATGEYEDMLAAGVPDPTKVTRSALQNAASIAALFLTTEAVVADKPEKEKAGDAAGGMGGMEGMM, from the coding sequence ATGGCCAAACTGATTGCGTTCGACGAGGACGCCCGCCGCGGTCTTGAGCGCGGTCTGAACACCCTCGCCGAGGCCGTCAAGGTGACGCTCGGCCCCCGTGGCCGCAACGTCGTGCTCGAGAAGAAGTGGGGCGCGCCGACGATCACCAACGACGGTGTCTCGATCGCGAAGGAGATCGAACTCGAGGACCCGTGGGAGAAGATCGGGGCCGAACTCGTCAAGGAAGTCGCCAAGAAGACCGACGACGTCGCGGGTGACGGCACCACCACCGCCACGGTGCTCGCCCAGGCCCTCGTCAAGGAGGGGCTGCGCAACGTCGCCGCCGGCGCCGACCCCATCGCGCTGAAGCGCGGCATCGAGCAGGCCGTCGAGGCTGTCACCGAGCAGCTGCACAAGATGGCCAAGGAGGTCGAGACCAAGGAGCAGATCGCCGCCACCGCGTCGATCTCCGCGGCCGACAAGACCATCGGTGAGCTGATCGCCGAGGCGCTCGACAAGGTCGGCAAGGAAGGCGTCGTCACCGTCGAGGAGTCCAACACCTTCGGTCTCGAGCTGGAGCTCACCGAGGGTATGCGCTTCGACAAGGGCTACATCTCGGGCTACTTCGCCACCGACCCCGAGCGGCAGGAAGCCGTTCTGGAGGACCCGTACATCCTGCTGTTCGGATCGAAGATCTCGAACGTCAAGGACCTGCTCCCGGTGCTGGAGAAGGTCATGCAGGCCGGCAAGCCGCTGCTGATCATCGCCGAGGACGTCGAGGGCGAGGCCCTGGCCACCCTGGTCGTCAACAAGATCCGCGGCACCTTCAAGTCCGTCGCCGTCAAGGCTCCGGGCTTCGGTGACCGTCGCAAGGCGATGCTGCAGGACATGGCCATCCTCACGGGCGGCCAGGTCATCAGCGAGGACGTCGGCCTCAAGCTGGAGAACGCCGACATCTCGCTGCTGGGCCAGGCCCGCAAGGTGGTCGTCACCAAGGACGAGACCACCATCGTCGAGGGTGCCGGTGACGCGGAGCAGATCCAGGGCCGCGTCAACCAGATCCGCGCCGAGATCGAGAACAGCGACTCCGACTACGACCGCGAGAAGCTCCAGGAGCGTCTGGCCAAGCTGGCCGGTGGTGTCGCGGTCATCAAGGCCGGTGCCGCCACCGAGGTCGAGCTGAAGGAGCGCAAGCACCGCATCGAGGACGCGGTGCGCAACGCCAAGGCCGCCGTCGAGGAGGGCATCGTCGCCGGTGGTGGCGTCGCTCTGCTCCAGGCGTCCGAGGCCGCCTTCGAGAGCCTCAAGCTGGAGGGCGACGAGGCGACCGGCGCGAACATCGTCAAGCTGGCCGTCGAGGCTCCGCTCAAGCAGATCGCTGTGAACGCGGGTCTTGAGGGTGGCGTCGTGGTGGAGAAGGTCAAGACCCTGCCGCAGGGCCACGGCCTCAACGCCGCCACGGGCGAGTACGAGGACATGCTGGCCGCGGGTGTTCCCGACCCGACGAAGGTGACTCGTTCCGCGCTGCAGAACGCCGCCTCCATCGCCGCGCTGTTCCTGACCACGGAGGCCGTGGTCGCGGACAAGCCGGAGAAGGAGAAGGCCGGTGACGCGGCCGGCGGCATGGGTGGCATGGAAGGCATGATGTGA
- a CDS encoding ABC transporter permease → MTSPETRPTRPARSTRRTRRPGLRRRHVALAVVLLAAASFGSLFVGVTELTPAGLLAGDEHQLTVLWESRLPRLLAILLAGSTLSVAGLVMMSLTRNRFVTPSTAGTTESASLGVLVATVFFGAQAVGVKMAVATVFALLGTGVFLALLRRLTFADIIVVPLVGIMFGGVISALTTFFAYRADLLQTLSAWTSGEFSGVLKGRYELLWITAAAALLGYLFADRFTLAGLGRDFAVNLGVHYDRVVTTGLVLVSVITAVVVVTVGNIPFLGLVVPNLVTLLLGDNLRRVLPVTALAGAFFVLCCDVVGRTIRYPYEIPVETIAGVVGGGLFVYLVLRARRRAA, encoded by the coding sequence GTGACCTCGCCCGAAACACGGCCGACCCGGCCGGCACGGTCGACACGGCGGACCCGGCGCCCGGGCCTCCGCCGCCGTCATGTCGCACTCGCGGTGGTGCTGCTCGCCGCGGCGTCGTTCGGCTCGCTGTTCGTGGGCGTCACGGAGCTGACGCCCGCAGGGCTGCTCGCGGGCGACGAGCACCAGCTCACGGTGCTGTGGGAGTCGCGGCTGCCCCGGCTGCTGGCGATCCTGCTGGCCGGGTCCACGCTGAGCGTCGCCGGTCTGGTGATGATGAGCCTCACCCGCAACCGCTTCGTCACGCCGTCGACGGCGGGCACGACGGAGTCGGCGTCGCTGGGCGTGCTCGTGGCCACCGTCTTCTTCGGAGCACAGGCCGTCGGGGTGAAGATGGCGGTGGCGACGGTGTTCGCCCTGCTCGGCACCGGTGTCTTTCTCGCGCTGCTACGGCGGCTGACGTTCGCCGACATCATCGTGGTGCCGCTGGTGGGCATCATGTTCGGCGGTGTGATCTCTGCGCTCACCACGTTCTTCGCCTACCGGGCCGACCTGTTGCAGACCCTGTCGGCATGGACCAGCGGGGAGTTCTCCGGTGTCCTCAAAGGCCGTTACGAACTGCTGTGGATCACCGCCGCCGCGGCGCTGCTGGGCTACCTGTTCGCCGACAGGTTCACCCTCGCCGGGCTCGGCCGGGACTTCGCCGTCAACCTCGGAGTCCACTACGACCGGGTGGTGACCACCGGCCTCGTGCTGGTCTCCGTGATCACCGCCGTCGTCGTCGTGACGGTGGGCAACATCCCGTTCCTCGGCCTGGTGGTACCCAACCTCGTCACGCTCCTGCTCGGCGACAACCTGCGCCGCGTCCTGCCGGTGACGGCGCTCGCCGGGGCGTTCTTCGTGCTCTGCTGCGACGTGGTGGGCCGCACGATCCGATACCCGTACGAGATCCCCGTCGAGACGATCGCGGGCGTCGTCGGCGGAGGGCTGTTCGTCTACCTCGTGCTGCGCGCCCGGCGGAGGGCCGCATGA